TACGTCGAGAGCTTCCAGGCCACCGCGCGCAACCTCACCGTGCTGGTCTACGACCGGTTCGGCCTGGATCTGCCCGCTCTGGCGAAGCAGGTGCAGGATGCTCTGACGCTGCTGGAGACCCAGACGTACGTGCAGCGCAGTGGCAACATCTACGAGTACCTGACCAACGAGGAGCAAATGATCGAGGAGGAAATCAAGAACGTCGAGATCGACGCCTCAGAGGTCCCCGGTCGCCTGTTCAAGATTCTCGCTCAGGATGTCGTGCGCACAAGCAAGCTGCGATACGCAAAGAATGGGCAAGATTTCGCCTTCGGCTACAAGCTCGACGACCAGGTATACGGGCAGCAGCGCGAGCTGTCGGTGCACTTCATCACCCCTGAGTATCCGTACGACGCCCAGACGATCCGGGCACACAGCACCGGGAAGGATGAGCTCCGCGTGATCCTTGAGCCCGATGAACGGGTGCTCTCGGATCTTCGGTTGCTCATCAAGACCGAGAAGTACACCAAGCGCAAGCAGACTACTTCCCTCTCGGCGGTCGAAGACCAGATCCTGCGCTCGAAAGCCGCGCTGAACGTAGAGCGCGAGAAGGAGCTCATCGAGCGCATCCGTCGCGCGGTAGGCAAGGCCGACCTTGTGATCAACGCAGCCGACGTTGCCTCGGGCTCGCAGGACGCGATCGCGCGGGTCACCGATGGGTTCCAGAACCTTATCGCCCGCACCTACACTCAGCTCAGTCTGCTCGGCGGCACGTGCTACACGGAACAGCAGGTCGGCGGGTTCGCCAACCCCGACCAGTCGGGGCTGATCGATGATCCGTCCTTGTCGAAGCTCGCCGCGCCCGGTGAGGAGGTTCTCTCGCACGTACTTCGACGCGACCGACTCGGCGAGCAGGTCACCGTGAAGTCGATCGTCGACACCTTCCAGACCAAACCGTATGGTTGGGATCTCGCCTCGATCGAGGTCGTGATCGCTTGGCTCGTCGGGGCCTCGAAGATCACTCTCACCGTTGATGCGAACGCCCTCAAGCGCAGCGAGGCAGCCGGCGTGCTTCGCAACACGCAGAAGCACTCGCACACCGTCGTTGGGCCGCAGAAGACGTTCGACGAGCGTAAGGTCGCTGCGTTCCGCTCCTTTTGCACCGATTTCTTCGACGAGGCCACAGCGCCCAGAGACTCGCTCGAACTCGCCCGCCACGGTAGCGATAAGTTGCGCGGCAAGCTCGACGAACTGAAGGCGCGGGTGACCGGATCCAGGTACCCGTTCGTGTCCCAGCTTGCTGGGTCGATCTCGATTCTTGAGCAGGTGGTCGGTAAGCCCGACGAATGGTACCTGTCTGAGTTCGCACTCGGCGATGAGCTCCGCGACGCCAAGGAGAGCGTGATTGATCCCATCCAGGCGTTCCTCGGCGGTGGGCAGCGAGTGATTTTTGACGACGCGGCCGAACTGTTGCGGTCGAACGTCAGCAACCTCGGGTATCTCCCCGCAGACAGCGGCGAGGAGGTCACGGCTTTGCTCGGTGACCCTCAGGCGTTTCGCGGCAACCGCATGGCTCAACTCAAGCAGGTAGCCGACGCCCTCCGAGCTCGCATCGACGCGGTCCTCGCGGCGAACCGTGCAGCGGCTATTGCCGAGATCGAGGCACGAAGGACTTCGCTACGCGGCAGCACGATCTACCGCGACGCAACTGACGACGCGCAACTGCGCGTCATCAGGACGGTCGACCAGCTGATCGCCCGCATCAGCGGCGAGCGGCAGATCGCGCTCGCCCGCGAACTGGGGAATGGCTTCGAGGAGGACGTCTACCCCTCGCTGCTCGACCAGCTTGCCGCTGCCCCTCGCGTTACCGGTGGGACTGACGATCCGCCACCTTTGCCGATTAAGCGGACCGTCTCGGTCAAGACGATCACGGCCACCGGCGTGCACGGCGTGCTGGAAACGTCCGAGGACGTCGACCGGTACGTCGCAGCACTTCGAGCGTCGCTAATCGACGCCCTCAACAACGGAAAGCGGATCGCCCTGTAATGGAAAAGACACAGTGATGGAAACCGCACCCCTCAAATCCTTCGCCACTTGGGCGCGCACGGCCCTGATCCGTGAAGTCAACGCGCGCATCGTCGCGGTGCTCGCTCCGGCATCCAAGGATCGAGTCGAAAGTGCCAGCGCGGTCGCCGCACTCGAACGCGACATTGCGGCTGCGGGCGGCGACGAAACGGGTCGGGCCGCCGTCGTTGACAAGGTCGCCTACACCTGGTTCAACCGCATCATCGCGCTGCGGTTCATGGACGCCAATGGCTACACCGGCATCGGTATCGTCTCGCCCGCACGTGGGCAGACCACCGGGCAAACCGAGGTATTGGCCGACGCGAAGCGTGCCAACATCGACCCCGCCGTCGTCACAAACAAGCGCACCATCGAAACGATCACGGCGCTGCTCGACGGCACGCGGCGCAGCGACGACCCGCAAGGCGAGGCATACGCTCTACTGCTGGCCGAGTACTGCCGCCACTGGAACCGCTCGATGCCGTTCATGTTCGAGCGCGAAGGCGACTATACCGAGTTGCTCATCCCCGCCAACCTCCTCGCCGACGACTCCGTGCTCGCCCGCGCAGTTACCGTTCTTACCGAGGACGTCTGCCAGGATGTCGAGGTCATTGGCTGGCTCTACCAGTTCTACATCTCGGAGCGGAAGGACGAGGTAATCGCTGGGTTCAAGAAGAACAAGAAGGCGGGCGCCGCCGAGATTCCGGCTGCGACCCAGCTCTTCACCCCGCACTGGATCGTCCGCTATCTCGTTGAGAATACCGTCGGAAGGCTCTGGCTGCTCAACCGACCGAGCTCCCGAATCGCTGAGCAGATGGTGTATTACATCAAGCCGGTTGATGAAGAGAGCGATTTCGTCAAGATCGCCACTCCTGAGGAACTGAAAATTATCGACCCTGCAGCAGGGTCAGGCCACATGCTCACCTATGCATTTGACCTCCTCTACGCGATTTATGAGGAAGAGGGCTACGCGCCCGCCGACATTCCCGAGCTAATTCTGCGGCACAACCTTTATGGGGCCGAGATCGACCCCCGTTCGGGCGCTCTGGCGGCGTTCGCGCTCGCGATGAAGGCGCGGGCGAAGCAGCGAACATTCCTCGCAAAGGGCACCCAGCCGAACATCTGCTCGCTGGAGGCGATCCGCTTTGACCAGGCAGAACTTGACTTCCTCTGGTCCCTCACCGGAGGTGCAAACATCTCTCGGGCTGGCGCGGACGAGTTTTGGCTCACTTTCGAGCACGCCGATACTTTTGGGTCACTCATCCGGCCGAACGGGGCGCTCGAAGGACAGGTGCGCGCCGCGATTGAGACAGCTGACTCCGACGACCTGCTGACTGGGCCAACAGTCACGAAGGCGGCTAAGGTGCTTGCACAAGCCGCCTACCTATTGCGGCAGTATGGCGTGGTCATCGCCAATCCGCCGTACATGGGCATCGGGAACATGGGCGAGCAACTGACTGCGTGGGTCAAGCAGAACTACCCCGATGAACGTCAGGACTTGTACGGCTGTTTCGTCGCCGCTGGTATTTCACTGGCCTCGAGCGGTGCCGTCGTTGGGATGATCACGGGTGACACCTGGTTGTCGATCAAGAGCTTTGAGGGTCTCCGTGTGCGGCTGTTAACTCGGGCACGACTCGAGGCATTGGTCCACATCCACGATGTCTCGAACCACTCGGACATCTTCGGCGCGAACACCGCATTCGTCGTCACCGTAGGAGCACGTGCATCGGCACGCACTGTGTTCATCCACCTGAGCGACCTGAGCCAAGAGTTGAAGAAACAGAAGCTCCTCGCGGCCCAGCGCGACCAGGGGGTGCCTTGGCGCTACGACGTCGACGCATCCATTTTTCAAGCGCTGCCAGGAACGGTACTGGCCTTCCGGTTGCCCGGCAAGCTCCAGGAGTCATTTGCGGCAGGTGTACTCCTGGGCGATCGCTATTCCGCAATGAACGGAATGACGACCGGCGAGAACGCGCGCTTCCTTCGCCTCTGGTACGAAGTGTCGGCCGATCGCACAATGCTCGATGCGGCGGATGCAGCGGAGGCCCTCGTTAGTGGTGTCCGGTGGTTCCCTTACAACAAGGGCGGCGGCTATCGAAAGTGGTACGGCAACGCAGAGTATTTGATCAATTGGGAAGACGACGGCCGCGACGTCATTGGGAACGGCCGGGCCTTCACGCGGGGACGCAAGTACTACTTTCGACCGATGGTCTCCTGGGGGAAGGTGAGCAGCGGTGCCCCATCTTTTCGGTACTATCCACCCGGATTCCTGTTCGATGTTGCGGGTACTGCTATGTTCCGCGAACCCGAAGTGGAACTCCTCGACGCGCTTAGCTTTTGCAACTCGGTCGTGGCTCAGCACTTCCTTGCTGCACTGTCGCCAACCCTCAATTACGAGTCAGGCCAGATCTCGTCCCTCCCGCTGCTTCCCGGCCCCAAAGAGCGTAGGCGTGAGATCGCTCGCCAATTGGTCGCGATCGCGAAGGCTGATTGGGACAGCGATGAGACCGCGTGGGGATTCGAACGCCCCTCGCTGCTCGGCGGTGTGCTGCCGACAGAGCTACGCAGTGCCTTCCGAATCGCTGAGGAATCGTCTCGCGCCACAACCAGCGTCGTCCAAACGCTCGAAGAAGAGAACAACGCACTGCTTATTACGGATTACGGGATCGACGGTGACGTTCCCCCTGACGTCGCGAGCGACCGTATTGCGCTTCGAGGCAACGCGGTCAACCGTTTCGGTGCAGGACGCACTGAGTCCCAGTACTCGGAGTTGGCTACGGCCGCGAGAGTATCGGATCTCATCTCGTATGCTGTCGGTTGCATGCTGGGCCGGTTCAGCCTCGATGAGCCGGGGCTGATCCTCGCCAACCAGGGCGACACGCTGCGGAACTATGTGGCGAAGGTGGCGATCCCGTCGTTTCTTCCCGACAAGGACAACGTCATCCCGATCGTGGACGGCGACTGGTTCGAGGACGACATCGTGGCGCGGTTCCGGCAGTTCCTGCGGATCGCGTTCGGTGAGCAGCACTTCGAGGAAAACCTGCGCTTCGTTACCGAGTCGCTCGGTGTGAAGGATCTGCGTGACTACTTCGTGAAGTCGTTCTACAAGGACCACGTCCAGCGGTATAAGAAGCGCCCGATCTATTGGCTGTTCTCAAGCCCGATGGGCTCGTTTAATGCGCTCATCTACATGCACCGCTACACGCCATCGACGGTCTCGACGGTGCTGAACGAGTATCTGCGTGAGTTTAAGGCGAAGCTGGAGGCCAGCCGGCAGCATCAGGAGCGCCTCGCACTAGGTACAGGAGCGCCCCGCGAGAAGGCCGCGGCCCAAAAGGAGGTCGATCGCATGCGCAAGGTGCTGCTCGAACTCGACGAGTACGAGCACGACGTGCTCTACCCACTCGCCACTCAGCAGCTTGCCATCGACCTCGACGATGGCGTCCTAGTGAACTACCTGCGCTTTGGGGGCGCTCTCGCGCCGATCCCCGAAATTGAGAAGAAGCGGGCCGAGGTCGAATCGTGGTCATGGCCTCAACACCAGCGGAGGGGCGAAGTCGATCATGGCTGAGGCGTCGACCATCCGGGAGCATCTTGCGCGCCGGTTCTCGGCGCAGCGCATCGTCTTCTGGCACGATCCAGAGGGC
This sequence is a window from Cryobacterium sp. CG_9.6. Protein-coding genes within it:
- the pglX gene encoding BREX-1 system adenine-specific DNA-methyltransferase PglX — encoded protein: METAPLKSFATWARTALIREVNARIVAVLAPASKDRVESASAVAALERDIAAAGGDETGRAAVVDKVAYTWFNRIIALRFMDANGYTGIGIVSPARGQTTGQTEVLADAKRANIDPAVVTNKRTIETITALLDGTRRSDDPQGEAYALLLAEYCRHWNRSMPFMFEREGDYTELLIPANLLADDSVLARAVTVLTEDVCQDVEVIGWLYQFYISERKDEVIAGFKKNKKAGAAEIPAATQLFTPHWIVRYLVENTVGRLWLLNRPSSRIAEQMVYYIKPVDEESDFVKIATPEELKIIDPAAGSGHMLTYAFDLLYAIYEEEGYAPADIPELILRHNLYGAEIDPRSGALAAFALAMKARAKQRTFLAKGTQPNICSLEAIRFDQAELDFLWSLTGGANISRAGADEFWLTFEHADTFGSLIRPNGALEGQVRAAIETADSDDLLTGPTVTKAAKVLAQAAYLLRQYGVVIANPPYMGIGNMGEQLTAWVKQNYPDERQDLYGCFVAAGISLASSGAVVGMITGDTWLSIKSFEGLRVRLLTRARLEALVHIHDVSNHSDIFGANTAFVVTVGARASARTVFIHLSDLSQELKKQKLLAAQRDQGVPWRYDVDASIFQALPGTVLAFRLPGKLQESFAAGVLLGDRYSAMNGMTTGENARFLRLWYEVSADRTMLDAADAAEALVSGVRWFPYNKGGGYRKWYGNAEYLINWEDDGRDVIGNGRAFTRGRKYYFRPMVSWGKVSSGAPSFRYYPPGFLFDVAGTAMFREPEVELLDALSFCNSVVAQHFLAALSPTLNYESGQISSLPLLPGPKERRREIARQLVAIAKADWDSDETAWGFERPSLLGGVLPTELRSAFRIAEESSRATTSVVQTLEEENNALLITDYGIDGDVPPDVASDRIALRGNAVNRFGAGRTESQYSELATAARVSDLISYAVGCMLGRFSLDEPGLILANQGDTLRNYVAKVAIPSFLPDKDNVIPIVDGDWFEDDIVARFRQFLRIAFGEQHFEENLRFVTESLGVKDLRDYFVKSFYKDHVQRYKKRPIYWLFSSPMGSFNALIYMHRYTPSTVSTVLNEYLREFKAKLEASRQHQERLALGTGAPREKAAAQKEVDRMRKVLLELDEYEHDVLYPLATQQLAIDLDDGVLVNYLRFGGALAPIPEIEKKRAEVESWSWPQHQRRGEVDHG
- the brxC gene encoding BREX system P-loop protein BrxC; the protein is MNHNAIFAKDVQRPIEGVIKADDTAHLSTEVDEYVLTNEAAKGLELLLEAYTNYSNANGVWISGFFGSGKSHLLKMLAHLLGDVEGQDFARERVSESFGVKAHGAFLPALLGKAARIPAKSLLFNIDQKANLISKDQSDALLKVFVKVFDESRGYYGDQGHIARFECQMDEEGQLEAFKEAFHSISGRDWIKRRASFGLPTVRKQVNEAYAQVTGVDISSAPDILATYQATYAVSIEDFAAEVKAWIDKQEPGYRLNFYVDEVGQFIGSNTHLMLNLQTIAESLNTKCQGRAWVFVTSQEDMDKVVGDRTKQQGNDFSKIQARFKTRVKLTSADVEEVIRKRLLEKNTQGAIALSAIYAAESANFKTLFDFVDGAKTYRNYTDESHFVGTYPFVSYQFPLFQAAIEGISDHNVFEGRNSSVGERSMLGVVQQVAKDIGDVEVGTLATFDHMFAGIRASLKSAAQRSIDVAERNLDNELAVRLLKALFLIKYVESFQATARNLTVLVYDRFGLDLPALAKQVQDALTLLETQTYVQRSGNIYEYLTNEEQMIEEEIKNVEIDASEVPGRLFKILAQDVVRTSKLRYAKNGQDFAFGYKLDDQVYGQQRELSVHFITPEYPYDAQTIRAHSTGKDELRVILEPDERVLSDLRLLIKTEKYTKRKQTTSLSAVEDQILRSKAALNVEREKELIERIRRAVGKADLVINAADVASGSQDAIARVTDGFQNLIARTYTQLSLLGGTCYTEQQVGGFANPDQSGLIDDPSLSKLAAPGEEVLSHVLRRDRLGEQVTVKSIVDTFQTKPYGWDLASIEVVIAWLVGASKITLTVDANALKRSEAAGVLRNTQKHSHTVVGPQKTFDERKVAAFRSFCTDFFDEATAPRDSLELARHGSDKLRGKLDELKARVTGSRYPFVSQLAGSISILEQVVGKPDEWYLSEFALGDELRDAKESVIDPIQAFLGGGQRVIFDDAAELLRSNVSNLGYLPADSGEEVTALLGDPQAFRGNRMAQLKQVADALRARIDAVLAANRAAAIAEIEARRTSLRGSTIYRDATDDAQLRVIRTVDQLIARISGERQIALARELGNGFEEDVYPSLLDQLAAAPRVTGGTDDPPPLPIKRTVSVKTITATGVHGVLETSEDVDRYVAALRASLIDALNNGKRIAL